TCTACTCGATTCGTCTGTCGGAGAATCACCCTTGGTAGGGAGGTTGCTCATTATGCAGACAGGCTGTTTAATTGTTTCGCAAGTCGAGATTTATAGCGACCAGCTGTATTTTTATGGATAATGTTGCGTTGCGCTGCTTTATCCAAATGTTTAACTGCTTCAGCAAAAAGAGTTTTTGCTTGATCAGTGTTTTTCTCAGCAACTGATGCTTCAAACTTTTTCATCGCCGTTCTCATTGCTGATTTCAAAGCCATGTTTCTTTCATAGCGTTCTGATGTCGTTTTAACACGTTTAATCGCAGATTTAATATTTGGCATCCCGTTCACCTCCTTACACACACGGTTTTTCGCCGTGCATAAACCATACGTTATTCTACCAAATGGACACGATCTACGCAATAGAATGTATTTGAGAAATGAATGAATTTCCATTCTCGCGGACAAACTGTTTATAAAAATGGATGGGGGAATTGACTATGGCAGAGCTTGATTTGTCGCAATATCGGATTCGCACTGATTTGGCTGTAGAGGCTGTTGAACGAGTTCAATCAGAGACCGGCGTGTCATCTAAAACGCGTGACATTGATGGTATTACTGAAACGACGGTTGTTATATCAGAAGAAGGGGAGCATTGGACCGGAAAAAAGAAAGGAACGTATATTACGCTCGAGTCTGCGGGCTTACGCACGGGAGATGCGGATCACAAAAAAACGGTCGAGACGGTGTTTGCAAAAACATTACGCAGTGTTTTACAAGAAGCCGGATTAGGGCCGGATGCATCTTGTATGGTCATTGGGCTTGGAAACAAGCAAGTGACACCCGATGCGCTAGGGCCATTGGTGATGGAGCGTCTTCTCGTTACGCGTCATCTCTTTCATTTACAGCCAGAACGAGTATCTGAAGGATTTCGCTCTGTGTCAGCTTTAACGCCTGGAGTGATGGGTTTAACTGGAATTGAAACGAGCGACATTATTTTTGGTGTTCTCCAAAAAACAAAGCCAGACTTTGTTTTGGCGATTGACGCACTAGCTGCAAGCTCGATTGAACGCGTCAACGCCACCATTCAAATGTCTGATACAGGGATTCATCCAGGATCGGGAGTTGGAAATAAACGCAAGGAGATTTCCAAAGAGACGCTTGGCATTCCTGTCATTTCTATTGGCGTACCGACAGTTGTTGATGCCGTAACAATTACGAGTAATACGATTGACTTTATGCTAAAGCATTTCGGGAGGGAGGCAGAGGAAGGAGACGCGCCTCGTCGTTCGCTGGCCCCTGCGTCGATGACATTTGGTGAAAAGAAAGAATTGACCGATGAACATATGCCTGATGAGGAAGAGCGCGGTGTTTACTTAGGAGTGATTGGCCAATTAAATGAGCAAGAAAAGCGGCGTTTCATTCACGA
Above is a genomic segment from Litoribacterium kuwaitense containing:
- the rpsT gene encoding 30S ribosomal protein S20 gives rise to the protein MPNIKSAIKRVKTTSERYERNMALKSAMRTAMKKFEASVAEKNTDQAKTLFAEAVKHLDKAAQRNIIHKNTAGRYKSRLAKQLNSLSA
- the gpr gene encoding GPR endopeptidase, which gives rise to MAELDLSQYRIRTDLAVEAVERVQSETGVSSKTRDIDGITETTVVISEEGEHWTGKKKGTYITLESAGLRTGDADHKKTVETVFAKTLRSVLQEAGLGPDASCMVIGLGNKQVTPDALGPLVMERLLVTRHLFHLQPERVSEGFRSVSALTPGVMGLTGIETSDIIFGVLQKTKPDFVLAIDALAASSIERVNATIQMSDTGIHPGSGVGNKRKEISKETLGIPVISIGVPTVVDAVTITSNTIDFMLKHFGREAEEGDAPRRSLAPASMTFGEKKELTDEHMPDEEERGVYLGVIGQLNEQEKRRFIHEVLAPMGHNLMVTPKEVDAFAEDTAHVLANGLNLALHEAITEDNLSSYQS